A single region of the Methanolacinia paynteri genome encodes:
- a CDS encoding DUF1622 domain-containing protein, whose translation MSLVWFEELIHLLVLFFEFVGGLLIIYGGIVATAKVLLLEIAKKSYSYNRIRLELTGKIVFGLEFLIAADILATIISPSQEELIMLAVVVIIRTILGYFLEKEAKEFQIE comes from the coding sequence ATGTCACTAGTGTGGTTCGAGGAACTGATTCACCTGCTGGTTCTGTTTTTTGAATTCGTCGGAGGGCTACTGATAATATACGGCGGAATAGTTGCTACCGCAAAGGTTCTCCTGCTGGAAATTGCAAAAAAATCATATTCATACAACAGGATTCGTCTTGAACTAACAGGAAAGATAGTATTCGGTCTGGAATTCCTGATTGCGGCTGACATTCTTGCAACTATAATCTCTCCTTCGCAGGAAGAGCTTATCATGCTTGCAGTGGTCGTGATTATAAGGACGATACTTGGCTACTTCCTTGAAAAAGAGGCAAAAGAGTTCCAGATTGAATAA
- a CDS encoding flagellin, whose protein sequence is MSSETFATAIFLITAIVAAAVLINAFFPIIYQASSTFSESSQSADERLRTEVKVINTYANHSSDPNAEVWIKNIGSARIAKNDIDVSDVFFGQEGDFEYLLLDLSGTVDDGEWSYTVLEDTVNDYWDPRETLRIDINSNKIPGTSGQYVYFQFVLPSGVSVAKTFTTSG, encoded by the coding sequence ATGTCCAGTGAAACATTTGCGACGGCAATATTCCTGATTACAGCCATAGTTGCAGCAGCTGTATTAATAAATGCTTTTTTCCCGATAATTTACCAGGCCTCATCTACATTCTCCGAATCATCCCAATCTGCTGACGAACGCTTGCGTACAGAGGTCAAAGTAATCAATACATATGCAAACCATTCATCGGATCCAAATGCGGAAGTCTGGATCAAAAATATAGGATCTGCGAGGATTGCAAAGAACGACATCGATGTATCCGACGTATTCTTTGGCCAGGAGGGTGATTTCGAGTATCTCTTACTTGATCTTTCGGGAACTGTCGATGACGGAGAATGGAGTTACACCGTTCTGGAAGATACTGTCAATGACTACTGGGACCCCAGGGAAACTCTGCGGATTGATATAAACAGCAACAAAATTCCAGGCACCAGTGGCCAGTATGTCTATTTCCAGTTTGTACTCCCTTCCGGCGTATCGGTAGCTAAAACATTTACAACGAGTGGTTAA
- a CDS encoding FlaD/FlaE family flagellar protein, whose translation MAVNQSQVDHILSTASADDPEVKLQNLQDEVDLLKKSVKKLLIDLRERMNEMDNPFIVAPNLPPLAELPEKKVEELPEPFEEEKGDPDIKEITDIKSADTESALEAKEEILSNLHERFEDIRTMAQPVPAGTNPAERPRLQKLHQLFEWISRMVKKYGHDRLEIMTGTYHEMGYISDDAYRQINEIARLMPESIGEFHEISSEEFVSELYLLNRILIPEDSSLDREMIEVIMEKKETEVIETKKESKDDSGYEEDWIELLEKV comes from the coding sequence ATGGCAGTTAATCAGTCGCAGGTAGATCATATATTATCAACCGCATCTGCTGATGATCCGGAAGTTAAACTTCAAAACCTTCAGGATGAAGTTGATCTCCTAAAAAAATCCGTAAAAAAACTCCTCATCGACTTACGTGAAAGGATGAACGAAATGGATAACCCTTTCATTGTGGCGCCTAATCTTCCCCCATTAGCCGAACTGCCTGAAAAAAAGGTTGAAGAACTTCCTGAACCATTTGAAGAAGAAAAAGGAGACCCTGATATTAAAGAAATAACGGATATCAAATCAGCAGACACCGAATCCGCTTTGGAAGCAAAGGAAGAGATCCTTTCAAACCTCCATGAGAGATTTGAAGATATAAGGACAATGGCCCAGCCGGTACCGGCTGGAACAAACCCGGCCGAGAGACCCAGGCTGCAAAAATTACACCAATTGTTCGAGTGGATCTCCAGGATGGTAAAGAAATACGGCCATGACCGCCTGGAGATCATGACAGGAACTTATCATGAAATGGGATATATCAGCGATGATGCCTATAGGCAGATAAATGAAATAGCCAGATTAATGCCGGAATCCATCGGGGAGTTTCATGAAATCAGTTCAGAGGAGTTTGTATCCGAGCTTTACCTTCTAAACAGAATATTAATACCTGAGGATTCCTCACTGGACAGGGAGATGATAGAAGTAATAATGGAGAAGAAAGAAACTGAAGTAATTGAGACAAAGAAGGAATCAAAAGATGATTCCGGATATGAAGAGGACTGGATTGAACTCCTTGAGAAGGTTTGA
- a CDS encoding archaellin/type IV pilin N-terminal domain-containing protein yields the protein MTEGEEIMQGYRSYDAFTGLEAAIVLIAFVVVAALFSYVVLGAGFFTTQKAQETVYSSVGMASSSMEILGDIYGNSTGDGGVNAEIDGVMFVTGLTAGGSSIDFSRTTITYSNKDNVTLVQRSSSINSTSPNVVVDKSTVGQNEWAIVDIQNDDSDKGALLENQEQFTIYVKLDTPNYISKNEDFSIEIRPDQGAAYSIKRTAPARVYKMNVLY from the coding sequence TTGACGGAGGGAGAGGAGATTATGCAGGGGTATCGCTCTTACGACGCCTTTACAGGTCTTGAAGCCGCTATTGTTCTCATCGCTTTCGTCGTAGTAGCAGCACTATTCTCCTATGTTGTTTTAGGAGCAGGATTCTTTACTACACAAAAAGCGCAGGAGACTGTCTATTCCAGCGTCGGCATGGCTTCATCCAGTATGGAAATACTCGGAGATATTTACGGGAACAGTACCGGAGACGGTGGTGTAAATGCCGAAATAGATGGAGTTATGTTTGTCACAGGGCTTACAGCAGGCGGAAGTTCCATAGACTTCTCAAGGACCACGATCACTTATTCGAATAAGGATAACGTAACATTAGTTCAACGCTCATCATCGATCAACAGTACATCACCAAATGTAGTAGTGGACAAATCAACAGTCGGACAGAACGAATGGGCGATTGTTGACATTCAGAACGATGACAGTGACAAAGGTGCACTTCTTGAAAATCAGGAACAGTTCACAATATATGTTAAACTGGATACTCCAAATTATATCAGCAAAAACGAGGATTTCAGTATTGAAATCCGACCTGATCAAGGTGCGGCATACTCTATAAAAAGGACTGCACCGGCAAGGGTCTACAAAATGAATGTACTGTATTGA
- a CDS encoding archaellin/type IV pilin N-terminal domain-containing protein, translated as MKMFKSEEGFTGLEAAIVLIAFVVVAAVFSYVVLGAGFFTTQKAQETVYSSVDMASSSIEVLGDIYGWGDNESTAIDGVQFVVGLTAGGSSVDFAQTTLVFTNTSEIVDLERDAAITSSSSSVVNTSAKGDLVADTWYITDIQNNESGDGGALLENQEQFTIFAKLGKAVVTPNEAFTIEIKPPTGASYAINRKGPARITNVSILY; from the coding sequence ATGAAGATGTTTAAATCAGAAGAAGGATTCACAGGTCTTGAAGCAGCTATTGTGCTTATCGCATTCGTTGTTGTAGCGGCAGTATTCTCATACGTAGTGCTCGGAGCCGGTTTCTTCACCACACAGAAGGCACAGGAGACCGTATATTCAAGTGTCGACATGGCATCATCGAGTATCGAAGTTCTTGGTGATATCTACGGATGGGGAGATAATGAAAGTACCGCGATTGATGGTGTCCAATTCGTTGTAGGGCTGACAGCCGGAGGAAGTTCGGTAGACTTTGCCCAGACTACCCTAGTATTCACAAACACATCGGAGATAGTTGATCTTGAGAGGGACGCAGCTATAACAAGCAGTTCATCAAGCGTAGTAAACACATCTGCAAAAGGTGATCTTGTCGCCGATACATGGTATATCACAGACATCCAGAACAACGAAAGTGGAGATGGCGGAGCACTCCTTGAAAACCAGGAACAGTTTACAATCTTCGCAAAACTTGGAAAAGCAGTTGTAACTCCAAATGAAGCATTCACGATAGAGATTAAGCCGCCCACAGGTGCATCATACGCAATAAACAGGAAGGGCCCTGCAAGAATCACTAACGTGAGTATTCTCTACTAA
- a CDS encoding ATPase domain-containing protein → MGDSEKKSLGDLLGGEEREILSTGNPEIDKKLADGLPLQSLTLIEGENDTGKSVITQQIIWGAMKASLNVDLYTSENTSKSFLNQMQSMSLDISDYYAWGYLKIYPMHTIGFEWGEDEMSGILKRIIAKIRNSDADVIVVDSLTLLTESTSQTDLLAFLTSCKNLVDHGKTILITLHTYAFEEDTLVRIRSICDAHLFMKKALVGDKYVMVMEVVKVRGARKTTGNLVSFEVHPGYGMKIIPISSARV, encoded by the coding sequence TTGGGAGATTCAGAAAAAAAATCGCTGGGTGACCTCCTTGGCGGAGAGGAAAGGGAGATCCTCTCTACAGGAAACCCCGAGATCGACAAAAAACTTGCAGACGGTTTGCCCCTTCAGTCCCTGACATTAATTGAAGGAGAGAATGATACCGGCAAGAGTGTCATAACGCAACAGATTATCTGGGGAGCCATGAAAGCCAGCCTGAATGTCGATCTTTATACATCTGAAAATACCTCAAAAAGTTTCCTGAACCAGATGCAATCAATGAGTCTGGACATCTCCGATTATTATGCCTGGGGTTATCTCAAGATCTATCCTATGCATACGATAGGTTTTGAATGGGGGGAGGATGAGATGAGCGGAATCCTGAAAAGGATCATTGCCAAAATCAGAAATAGCGACGCTGATGTCATAGTAGTCGATTCATTAACGCTTCTGACAGAATCCACATCCCAGACCGACCTTCTGGCCTTCCTTACAAGTTGCAAAAACCTTGTAGACCATGGAAAGACAATTCTGATTACTCTTCATACATATGCATTCGAAGAGGATACACTTGTCCGTATAAGATCAATCTGCGATGCACATTTATTCATGAAAAAGGCCCTTGTCGGAGATAAATATGTCATGGTTATGGAAGTCGTAAAGGTCAGGGGTGCACGGAAAACCACAGGCAATCTGGTTTCATTCGAGGTGCATCCCGGATACGGAATGAAGATTATTCCGATCTCCAGCGCGAGAGTCTGA
- a CDS encoding type II/IV secretion system ATPase subunit gives MGALSANINLPFQPEEVDEEEDIYSNYESSSLFRMLPANAKEYVAKSPHLLEYLQMFPVNLYGIPLFFSELKREVKSMENPNIIYPVDEFTFIHIFPDQDDVRNFYIPIEPSFMHTVAEAMPIIEKKMVDIIDALEEDPVTEEERTEVLKKVLKEIIYVKKPDESLDDITALEGGDTGVKDKIVKFLNTDFSAKTDKKNLEKHNVKETPDGKVILTLAEYRSIEYLLIRDKIDMGILKPFLSDPYIEDITCDGVGPIFIEHKIFKGLKSVVEFTNSDEIDDFVIKMAERIKRPITYRNPIVDATLPDGSRINIVYGTEVSKHGSNFTIRKFAEEPASILQLIEWKTTDYMVAGYLWMCIEFGMSLFMSGETASGKTTSLNALTAFIAPESKIVTIEDTPELTVPHKNWTRQVSKGKGKGEGGEGEVTMFDLLRAALRQRPNYILVGEIRGSEGAVAFGAMQTGHPVMSTFHAASVEKLIQRLCSDPINIPMTHVDNLNLVIIQSAVTRPNGDKVRRMLSINELVGYDPDTKGFSFIAMFVWNPTTDEFEFPGKGSSYLLENKIATMLGVPEHKRSEIYFEVEKRARVLQRLHKAGYVGFWDLYHMMTKVKKQGLLKIDI, from the coding sequence ATGGGTGCTCTAAGTGCAAATATAAACCTGCCATTCCAGCCTGAAGAAGTAGACGAGGAAGAGGATATCTATTCCAACTATGAATCTTCCTCTCTTTTCAGGATGCTTCCTGCAAATGCCAAGGAGTACGTAGCAAAAAGCCCCCATCTTCTCGAATATCTCCAGATGTTTCCTGTGAACCTTTATGGGATTCCCCTCTTCTTCTCCGAATTAAAGAGAGAAGTAAAAAGCATGGAAAACCCGAACATCATCTACCCCGTTGATGAATTCACCTTTATTCATATCTTCCCCGATCAGGACGATGTCAGAAACTTTTACATTCCAATTGAACCGTCCTTCATGCATACTGTAGCAGAAGCAATGCCGATAATCGAGAAAAAGATGGTTGACATTATTGATGCTCTCGAAGAGGACCCTGTTACCGAAGAAGAAAGAACTGAGGTACTGAAGAAGGTTTTAAAGGAAATAATTTATGTTAAAAAACCGGACGAGTCCTTGGACGATATAACCGCTCTTGAAGGAGGAGATACCGGAGTCAAAGACAAAATCGTCAAATTTTTAAATACCGATTTTTCAGCCAAAACCGATAAAAAAAACCTTGAAAAACATAACGTCAAAGAAACTCCCGATGGGAAAGTGATCCTGACGCTGGCAGAATACAGGTCCATAGAGTATCTCCTGATTCGTGATAAAATCGATATGGGAATTTTGAAGCCATTTCTATCCGACCCCTATATTGAAGATATTACCTGTGATGGTGTCGGGCCGATATTTATAGAGCACAAGATCTTCAAAGGACTTAAATCCGTTGTTGAATTTACCAATTCGGATGAGATCGATGATTTTGTAATAAAGATGGCCGAACGAATCAAAAGGCCGATAACATACAGGAATCCTATTGTCGACGCCACCCTCCCTGACGGCTCGCGTATCAACATAGTCTACGGTACCGAGGTCTCAAAGCACGGCAGTAATTTTACGATTCGTAAATTTGCAGAAGAGCCTGCAAGTATTCTCCAGTTGATCGAATGGAAGACGACCGACTATATGGTTGCCGGCTACCTGTGGATGTGCATCGAGTTCGGAATGTCGCTATTCATGAGCGGTGAGACTGCGAGCGGAAAAACGACAAGTCTCAACGCACTTACGGCATTCATTGCCCCTGAAAGCAAGATCGTTACAATTGAGGATACCCCTGAACTTACCGTACCTCATAAAAACTGGACAAGACAGGTCTCCAAAGGGAAAGGAAAAGGTGAAGGAGGAGAGGGAGAAGTCACGATGTTCGACCTTCTTCGTGCCGCTCTTCGTCAGAGGCCGAACTATATCCTTGTCGGAGAAATTCGTGGTTCGGAAGGAGCGGTCGCATTCGGAGCAATGCAGACCGGCCACCCTGTCATGAGCACTTTCCACGCGGCATCCGTCGAAAAACTGATACAGCGTCTCTGCAGTGATCCGATCAATATTCCAATGACGCACGTAGACAACCTAAACCTTGTCATTATCCAGAGTGCCGTTACAAGGCCGAACGGTGATAAAGTCAGGAGGATGCTCAGCATCAACGAACTGGTAGGCTACGATCCGGATACGAAAGGGTTTTCATTCATCGCCATGTTTGTCTGGAACCCGACAACCGACGAATTTGAATTCCCGGGGAAAGGGAGCAGCTACCTGCTGGAGAACAAGATCGCCACGATGCTCGGTGTACCTGAACACAAAAGGTCCGAGATCTATTTCGAAGTAGAGAAAAGGGCACGAGTCCTCCAGAGACTGCATAAGGCAGGATATGTCGGTTTTTGGGATCTGTATCATATGATGACAAAAGTCAAAAAGCAGGGCCTCCTGAAGATCGATATTTAG
- the flaJ gene encoding archaellar assembly protein FlaJ: MFESTIENLREKNGGKLPFEDTLGDLFKKINDIRDNKKMGNDLLFMITYMASIIHANVSRPEIFAYTAERKEYLPSKAMKRVECFVKRWNYSYAEALLLVADRVRNKMLESLFNRFGNSIESGVPDEEFLTSELGTVRNVYRNHFEQGIEMLKKWGDAYIALMLSATIVSIIIMVSVAIYAPDDLESTLNSSYFLTIGVSAFGLITMYKSIPDDQKAHGLEDGGSYEQNLIAKFERIIIPVTLLISIIMLFLGINFGVICILVGLMLGPIGYLGFKDDQNIIARDEDFTVFIRGLGAIMGGMGMTVGPAMSEVDRKSLSVLGPFIDGVYSKLNLGLDEKLVWTRFIKDCGSNLIYKYLGIFRDSVDLGAGPSEVSQIVSGSMLEQTLLRQKREMLATSFIVLLIPMHIAMIAIFTFLYSILITMSRAITSVMTTFTDTAAALSSSTSSLGGSMVSSINIFTNFPEDKMQTFLIISIMIITIANILAGKIVKGGHRSMLYFFGSILIGLTGIIYIVTPVIVAALFTIPGFEAI; encoded by the coding sequence ATGTTCGAAAGCACTATAGAGAATCTCAGGGAAAAGAACGGGGGAAAACTGCCATTTGAAGATACTTTGGGAGATCTGTTCAAAAAAATAAACGATATCAGAGATAACAAGAAAATGGGAAATGATCTCCTTTTCATGATCACTTATATGGCATCGATTATTCATGCCAATGTTTCAAGACCGGAGATTTTTGCATATACTGCCGAAAGAAAAGAATACCTGCCCTCAAAAGCTATGAAAAGAGTGGAGTGTTTTGTCAAGAGGTGGAATTACAGTTATGCCGAAGCACTCCTTCTCGTAGCAGATCGCGTAAGAAATAAGATGCTCGAGAGCCTGTTCAACAGGTTCGGAAACTCCATCGAATCGGGTGTTCCTGATGAAGAATTCCTTACTTCGGAGCTTGGGACTGTCAGAAATGTCTATAGGAACCATTTCGAACAGGGTATCGAGATGCTGAAAAAATGGGGCGACGCATATATCGCACTTATGCTTTCTGCAACCATTGTAAGCATTATTATCATGGTCTCGGTTGCGATCTACGCCCCCGACGATCTCGAATCAACCCTCAACTCATCTTATTTCCTGACAATAGGGGTCTCCGCCTTCGGCCTGATTACAATGTATAAATCAATCCCCGACGATCAGAAAGCACACGGACTTGAAGACGGCGGCAGTTATGAACAGAACCTGATCGCAAAATTCGAACGGATTATTATCCCTGTAACTCTCCTGATTTCAATTATAATGCTTTTCCTTGGTATCAATTTTGGTGTTATCTGCATCCTAGTTGGGCTTATGCTCGGACCGATTGGTTACCTTGGATTTAAAGACGATCAAAATATCATAGCAAGGGATGAAGATTTCACTGTATTCATCAGGGGGTTGGGAGCAATCATGGGGGGTATGGGCATGACTGTAGGACCTGCTATGTCAGAGGTCGACAGGAAATCACTTTCTGTACTCGGACCGTTTATAGACGGAGTTTATTCAAAACTCAACCTTGGTCTTGATGAAAAACTCGTATGGACCAGATTTATAAAAGACTGTGGAAGCAACCTGATCTATAAATATCTGGGAATCTTTCGCGATTCGGTAGATCTTGGTGCGGGACCTTCGGAGGTATCACAGATCGTAAGCGGATCGATGCTCGAACAAACACTCCTAAGGCAGAAACGTGAGATGCTCGCCACGAGCTTTATTGTTCTGCTCATACCCATGCATATAGCGATGATTGCCATCTTCACTTTCCTGTACAGCATCCTCATTACTATGTCACGTGCAATCACGAGCGTTATGACAACATTTACTGATACTGCTGCCGCCCTGAGTTCGTCCACATCCTCCCTGGGAGGATCAATGGTCAGTTCTATAAACATCTTTACTAATTTTCCCGAAGATAAAATGCAGACTTTCCTGATAATTAGTATAATGATTATCACCATAGCAAACATTCTTGCAGGAAAAATCGTTAAAGGAGGTCACCGATCAATGCTGTACTTTTTCGGAAGCATTTTAATTGGTCTGACGGGAATAATATATATAGTAACTCCGGTAATAGTAGCGGCTTTATTTACAATCCCAGGATTTGAGGCGATTTAA
- a CDS encoding archaellin/type IV pilin N-terminal domain-containing protein → MKLNKEEAFTGLEAAIVLIAFVVVAAVFSYVVLGAGFFTTQKAQEVVYTSVDQASSSIEILGDVYGLGDSVGPTYIDKVRFTVGLTAGGSPVDFSQTTLTYSDSTNVSRLDRQGTTLVVEADVLSGQWGVIRMANNDSNDLLLENQEQFTILVDPIDQIDANQDFEIQVRPAVGTAYAIERSAPARITGVNTLY, encoded by the coding sequence ATGAAGTTGAATAAAGAGGAAGCATTCACCGGTCTAGAGGCTGCAATTGTGCTTATCGCATTCGTTGTTGTAGCGGCGGTATTCTCATATGTCGTACTCGGAGCCGGTTTCTTCACGACACAGAAGGCACAGGAAGTTGTCTATACCAGTGTCGATCAGGCAAGTTCGAGTATCGAGATACTTGGAGATGTATATGGACTCGGAGACAGTGTTGGCCCTACGTACATTGACAAGGTAAGGTTTACTGTAGGTCTTACAGCAGGCGGATCGCCTGTAGATTTCTCGCAGACTACACTGACATACAGTGACAGCACTAACGTTTCCAGACTTGACAGGCAAGGCACTACACTTGTAGTCGAAGCTGATGTTCTTTCCGGACAATGGGGAGTTATCAGAATGGCAAACAACGACAGTAATGACCTGCTTCTTGAAAACCAGGAGCAGTTTACAATCCTTGTCGACCCAATAGATCAGATCGATGCAAATCAGGACTTCGAGATCCAGGTACGCCCCGCGGTAGGTACGGCATATGCGATAGAAAGGTCTGCACCTGCAAGGATTACGGGTGTAAACACCTTATACTGA